The following are from one region of the Arachis duranensis cultivar V14167 chromosome 10, aradu.V14167.gnm2.J7QH, whole genome shotgun sequence genome:
- the LOC107470950 gene encoding uncharacterized protein LOC107470950 isoform X2, with translation MDPKFRRVGFEPDPNQSQYPLTVPPPRLLSERTAAVPVPEIGFRRQFPGDRIPIGSYNPSLALLGTSPSAASTPTSEYRDGDGEFSEDSSGWFLRSESSFAVTEFDLPAKPLENSSENCLTGSVNSKNVAGSRAGAIAGTTERMEGTAKEERNDVPSISKPVKANTTKAERRALQEAQRAAKATSKVVLYPADGRAEPGKGVKQSSGKKDGPPVTSSTATDKKSGGRSLEKERKKDVPPPRMQFDDKSRVEKAKRRALVNQTEAVNRVELFRHLPQYEYGSQLPKLESKLFQIDSVHPSVFKVGLRYLAGGTSGDNARCIEMLRAFQEAIRDYSTPPEKALVRDLTAKLGSYVSFFTECRPLSISMGNAIRFVKSRIAKLPLSHSESEAKATLYSDIDRFINEKIILAAKVIVGHAATKVRDGDVLLIYGSSSVVEMILLYAHELGKQFRVVVVDSRPKLQSQALIRRLLAKGLDCTYTLINGVSYVMHEVTRVFLGASAVLSNGTVYSRIGTACVAMVAHAFHVPVLVCCEAYKFHERVQLDSICSNELGDPNAVATVPGRMNVNYLDNWTSEDNLQILNLMFDVTPSDYISAIVTDHGMVPPTSVPVIVREYGREHLI, from the exons ATGGACCCCAAATTCAGGCGCGTCGGTTTCGAACCCGACCCGAACCAATCCCAATATCCGCTTACTGTGCCCCCGCCACGTCTTCTCTCCGAGAGAACCGCCGCCGTTCCTGTTCCGGAGATAGGGTTCCGGCGTCAGTTCCCGGGAGATCGAATTCCGATTGGGAGTTACAACCCTTCCCTGGCGCTGCTCGGAACCTCGCCATCAGCGGCGTCCACGCCTACTTCCGAGTATCGCGATGGCGACGGAGAATTCTCCGAGGATTCCTCCGGTTGGTTCCTTCGCAGCGAATCGAGTTTTGCCGTCACAGAGTTCGATTTGCCGGCGAAGCCTCTGGAAAATTCATCGGAGAATTGTTTAACCGGCAGTGTGAATTCGAAAAATGTAGCCGGATCCAGAGCCGGAGCTATAGCCGGAACCACCG AAAGGATGGAAGGAACTGCCAAAGAAGAACGCAACGATGTGCCCTCAATTTCGAAGCCAGTTAAGGCAAACACTACGAAGGCCGAGAGACGAGCCTTGCAGGAGGCACAAAGAGCTGCAAAAGCTACTTCTAAAG TTGTTCTGTATCCAGCTGATGGCAGAGCAGAACCTGGTAAAGGTGTGAAGCAGTCTTCCGGGAAGAAAGATGGACCTCCTGTAACATCTTCGACAGCTACTGACAAGAAATCAGGTGGTCGTTCTTTggagaaagagaggaaaaaaGATGTTCCTCCTCCACGTATGCAATTTGACGACAAAAGTAGAGTTGAAAAGGCCAAAAGGCGTGCATTAGTCAATCAAACTGAAGCTGTAAACAGAGTTGAATTATTTCGTCATTTGCCTCAATACGAATATGGTTCTCAGCTTCCTAAGCTTGAATCAAAGCTTTTCCAAATTGATTCAGTGCATCCTTCTGTGTTCAAG GTTGGATTGCGTTACTTGGCAGGAGGTACATCTGGTGATAATGCTCGTTGTATTGAAATGCTCAGAGCCTTTCAAGAAGCAATCAGAGACTACTCTACTCCTCCTGAAAAAGCTCTTGTTAGGGACTTAACTGCAAAACTTGGTAGTTATGTTTCATTTTTCACTGAATGCAGGCCTCTTTCTATTAGCATGGGAAATGCAATTAGATTTGTAAAGAGTCGTATTGCCAAGTTGCCTTTAAGTCATTCTGAATCTGAGGCAAAAGCAACTCTTTATTCTGATATTGATCGATTCATAAATGAGAAAATAATTCTTGCTGCTAAGGTGATAGTTGGACATGCTGCTACAAAGGTTAGGGATGGAGATGTTCTTCTAATATATGGATCATCATCTGTTGTGGAGATGATTCTTTTATATGCTCATGAGCTTGGGAAACAGTTCCGTGTTGTGGTGGTAGATTCGCGACCAAAGCTTCAAAGTCAGGCCTTAATCCGTAGGTTGTTGGCAAAGGGACTCGATTGTACATATACTCTAATAAATGGTGTTTCTTACGTCATGCATGAAGTCACACGAGTTTTTCTGGGAGCTTCTGCTGTTCTATCTAATGGAACTGTATATTCAAGAATTGGGACTGCATGTGTTGCTATGGTGGCTCATGCATTTCATGTTCCTGTATTGGTCTGTTGTGAAGCTTATAAGTTTCACGAAAGAGTCCAACTTGATTCAATATGTTCCAATGAACTAG GTGATCCCAATGCTGTTGCCACGGTTCCTGGAAGAATGAATGTAAATTATCTAGACAATTGGACCAGTGAAGACAATTTgcagattttgaatttgat GTTTGATGTCACTCCTTCAGATTATATCTCAGCAATTGTTACAGACCATGGAATG GTCCCTCCGACAAGTGTGCCCGTAATTGTACGCGAATACGGTCGAGAGCACTTGATTTAG
- the LOC107470950 gene encoding uncharacterized protein LOC107470950 isoform X1, whose translation MDPKFRRVGFEPDPNQSQYPLTVPPPRLLSERTAAVPVPEIGFRRQFPGDRIPIGSYNPSLALLGTSPSAASTPTSEYRDGDGEFSEDSSGWFLRSESSFAVTEFDLPAKPLENSSENCLTGSVNSKNVAGSRAGAIAGTTAERMEGTAKEERNDVPSISKPVKANTTKAERRALQEAQRAAKATSKVVLYPADGRAEPGKGVKQSSGKKDGPPVTSSTATDKKSGGRSLEKERKKDVPPPRMQFDDKSRVEKAKRRALVNQTEAVNRVELFRHLPQYEYGSQLPKLESKLFQIDSVHPSVFKVGLRYLAGGTSGDNARCIEMLRAFQEAIRDYSTPPEKALVRDLTAKLGSYVSFFTECRPLSISMGNAIRFVKSRIAKLPLSHSESEAKATLYSDIDRFINEKIILAAKVIVGHAATKVRDGDVLLIYGSSSVVEMILLYAHELGKQFRVVVVDSRPKLQSQALIRRLLAKGLDCTYTLINGVSYVMHEVTRVFLGASAVLSNGTVYSRIGTACVAMVAHAFHVPVLVCCEAYKFHERVQLDSICSNELGDPNAVATVPGRMNVNYLDNWTSEDNLQILNLMFDVTPSDYISAIVTDHGMVPPTSVPVIVREYGREHLI comes from the exons ATGGACCCCAAATTCAGGCGCGTCGGTTTCGAACCCGACCCGAACCAATCCCAATATCCGCTTACTGTGCCCCCGCCACGTCTTCTCTCCGAGAGAACCGCCGCCGTTCCTGTTCCGGAGATAGGGTTCCGGCGTCAGTTCCCGGGAGATCGAATTCCGATTGGGAGTTACAACCCTTCCCTGGCGCTGCTCGGAACCTCGCCATCAGCGGCGTCCACGCCTACTTCCGAGTATCGCGATGGCGACGGAGAATTCTCCGAGGATTCCTCCGGTTGGTTCCTTCGCAGCGAATCGAGTTTTGCCGTCACAGAGTTCGATTTGCCGGCGAAGCCTCTGGAAAATTCATCGGAGAATTGTTTAACCGGCAGTGTGAATTCGAAAAATGTAGCCGGATCCAGAGCCGGAGCTATAGCCGGAACCACCG CAGAAAGGATGGAAGGAACTGCCAAAGAAGAACGCAACGATGTGCCCTCAATTTCGAAGCCAGTTAAGGCAAACACTACGAAGGCCGAGAGACGAGCCTTGCAGGAGGCACAAAGAGCTGCAAAAGCTACTTCTAAAG TTGTTCTGTATCCAGCTGATGGCAGAGCAGAACCTGGTAAAGGTGTGAAGCAGTCTTCCGGGAAGAAAGATGGACCTCCTGTAACATCTTCGACAGCTACTGACAAGAAATCAGGTGGTCGTTCTTTggagaaagagaggaaaaaaGATGTTCCTCCTCCACGTATGCAATTTGACGACAAAAGTAGAGTTGAAAAGGCCAAAAGGCGTGCATTAGTCAATCAAACTGAAGCTGTAAACAGAGTTGAATTATTTCGTCATTTGCCTCAATACGAATATGGTTCTCAGCTTCCTAAGCTTGAATCAAAGCTTTTCCAAATTGATTCAGTGCATCCTTCTGTGTTCAAG GTTGGATTGCGTTACTTGGCAGGAGGTACATCTGGTGATAATGCTCGTTGTATTGAAATGCTCAGAGCCTTTCAAGAAGCAATCAGAGACTACTCTACTCCTCCTGAAAAAGCTCTTGTTAGGGACTTAACTGCAAAACTTGGTAGTTATGTTTCATTTTTCACTGAATGCAGGCCTCTTTCTATTAGCATGGGAAATGCAATTAGATTTGTAAAGAGTCGTATTGCCAAGTTGCCTTTAAGTCATTCTGAATCTGAGGCAAAAGCAACTCTTTATTCTGATATTGATCGATTCATAAATGAGAAAATAATTCTTGCTGCTAAGGTGATAGTTGGACATGCTGCTACAAAGGTTAGGGATGGAGATGTTCTTCTAATATATGGATCATCATCTGTTGTGGAGATGATTCTTTTATATGCTCATGAGCTTGGGAAACAGTTCCGTGTTGTGGTGGTAGATTCGCGACCAAAGCTTCAAAGTCAGGCCTTAATCCGTAGGTTGTTGGCAAAGGGACTCGATTGTACATATACTCTAATAAATGGTGTTTCTTACGTCATGCATGAAGTCACACGAGTTTTTCTGGGAGCTTCTGCTGTTCTATCTAATGGAACTGTATATTCAAGAATTGGGACTGCATGTGTTGCTATGGTGGCTCATGCATTTCATGTTCCTGTATTGGTCTGTTGTGAAGCTTATAAGTTTCACGAAAGAGTCCAACTTGATTCAATATGTTCCAATGAACTAG GTGATCCCAATGCTGTTGCCACGGTTCCTGGAAGAATGAATGTAAATTATCTAGACAATTGGACCAGTGAAGACAATTTgcagattttgaatttgat GTTTGATGTCACTCCTTCAGATTATATCTCAGCAATTGTTACAGACCATGGAATG GTCCCTCCGACAAGTGTGCCCGTAATTGTACGCGAATACGGTCGAGAGCACTTGATTTAG
- the LOC107470950 gene encoding uncharacterized protein LOC107470950 isoform X3, with amino-acid sequence MDPKFRRVGFEPDPNQSQYPLTVPPPRLLSERTAAVPVPEIGFRRQFPGDRIPIGSYNPSLALLGTSPSAASTPTSEYRDGDGEFSEDSSGWFLRSESSFAVTEFDLPAKPLENSSENCLTGSVNSKNVAGSRAGAIAGTTAERMEGTAKEERNDVPSISKPVKANTTKAERRALQEAQRAAKATSKADGRAEPGKGVKQSSGKKDGPPVTSSTATDKKSGGRSLEKERKKDVPPPRMQFDDKSRVEKAKRRALVNQTEAVNRVELFRHLPQYEYGSQLPKLESKLFQIDSVHPSVFKVGLRYLAGGTSGDNARCIEMLRAFQEAIRDYSTPPEKALVRDLTAKLGSYVSFFTECRPLSISMGNAIRFVKSRIAKLPLSHSESEAKATLYSDIDRFINEKIILAAKVIVGHAATKVRDGDVLLIYGSSSVVEMILLYAHELGKQFRVVVVDSRPKLQSQALIRRLLAKGLDCTYTLINGVSYVMHEVTRVFLGASAVLSNGTVYSRIGTACVAMVAHAFHVPVLVCCEAYKFHERVQLDSICSNELGDPNAVATVPGRMNVNYLDNWTSEDNLQILNLMFDVTPSDYISAIVTDHGMVPPTSVPVIVREYGREHLI; translated from the exons ATGGACCCCAAATTCAGGCGCGTCGGTTTCGAACCCGACCCGAACCAATCCCAATATCCGCTTACTGTGCCCCCGCCACGTCTTCTCTCCGAGAGAACCGCCGCCGTTCCTGTTCCGGAGATAGGGTTCCGGCGTCAGTTCCCGGGAGATCGAATTCCGATTGGGAGTTACAACCCTTCCCTGGCGCTGCTCGGAACCTCGCCATCAGCGGCGTCCACGCCTACTTCCGAGTATCGCGATGGCGACGGAGAATTCTCCGAGGATTCCTCCGGTTGGTTCCTTCGCAGCGAATCGAGTTTTGCCGTCACAGAGTTCGATTTGCCGGCGAAGCCTCTGGAAAATTCATCGGAGAATTGTTTAACCGGCAGTGTGAATTCGAAAAATGTAGCCGGATCCAGAGCCGGAGCTATAGCCGGAACCACCG CAGAAAGGATGGAAGGAACTGCCAAAGAAGAACGCAACGATGTGCCCTCAATTTCGAAGCCAGTTAAGGCAAACACTACGAAGGCCGAGAGACGAGCCTTGCAGGAGGCACAAAGAGCTGCAAAAGCTACTTCTAAAG CTGATGGCAGAGCAGAACCTGGTAAAGGTGTGAAGCAGTCTTCCGGGAAGAAAGATGGACCTCCTGTAACATCTTCGACAGCTACTGACAAGAAATCAGGTGGTCGTTCTTTggagaaagagaggaaaaaaGATGTTCCTCCTCCACGTATGCAATTTGACGACAAAAGTAGAGTTGAAAAGGCCAAAAGGCGTGCATTAGTCAATCAAACTGAAGCTGTAAACAGAGTTGAATTATTTCGTCATTTGCCTCAATACGAATATGGTTCTCAGCTTCCTAAGCTTGAATCAAAGCTTTTCCAAATTGATTCAGTGCATCCTTCTGTGTTCAAG GTTGGATTGCGTTACTTGGCAGGAGGTACATCTGGTGATAATGCTCGTTGTATTGAAATGCTCAGAGCCTTTCAAGAAGCAATCAGAGACTACTCTACTCCTCCTGAAAAAGCTCTTGTTAGGGACTTAACTGCAAAACTTGGTAGTTATGTTTCATTTTTCACTGAATGCAGGCCTCTTTCTATTAGCATGGGAAATGCAATTAGATTTGTAAAGAGTCGTATTGCCAAGTTGCCTTTAAGTCATTCTGAATCTGAGGCAAAAGCAACTCTTTATTCTGATATTGATCGATTCATAAATGAGAAAATAATTCTTGCTGCTAAGGTGATAGTTGGACATGCTGCTACAAAGGTTAGGGATGGAGATGTTCTTCTAATATATGGATCATCATCTGTTGTGGAGATGATTCTTTTATATGCTCATGAGCTTGGGAAACAGTTCCGTGTTGTGGTGGTAGATTCGCGACCAAAGCTTCAAAGTCAGGCCTTAATCCGTAGGTTGTTGGCAAAGGGACTCGATTGTACATATACTCTAATAAATGGTGTTTCTTACGTCATGCATGAAGTCACACGAGTTTTTCTGGGAGCTTCTGCTGTTCTATCTAATGGAACTGTATATTCAAGAATTGGGACTGCATGTGTTGCTATGGTGGCTCATGCATTTCATGTTCCTGTATTGGTCTGTTGTGAAGCTTATAAGTTTCACGAAAGAGTCCAACTTGATTCAATATGTTCCAATGAACTAG GTGATCCCAATGCTGTTGCCACGGTTCCTGGAAGAATGAATGTAAATTATCTAGACAATTGGACCAGTGAAGACAATTTgcagattttgaatttgat GTTTGATGTCACTCCTTCAGATTATATCTCAGCAATTGTTACAGACCATGGAATG GTCCCTCCGACAAGTGTGCCCGTAATTGTACGCGAATACGGTCGAGAGCACTTGATTTAG
- the LOC107470950 gene encoding uncharacterized protein LOC107470950 isoform X4, whose translation MDPKFRRVGFEPDPNQSQYPLTVPPPRLLSERTAAVPVPEIGFRRQFPGDRIPIGSYNPSLALLGTSPSAASTPTSEYRDGDGEFSEDSSGWFLRSESSFAVTEFDLPAKPLENSSENCLTGSVNSKNVAGSRAGAIAGTTERMEGTAKEERNDVPSISKPVKANTTKAERRALQEAQRAAKATSKADGRAEPGKGVKQSSGKKDGPPVTSSTATDKKSGGRSLEKERKKDVPPPRMQFDDKSRVEKAKRRALVNQTEAVNRVELFRHLPQYEYGSQLPKLESKLFQIDSVHPSVFKVGLRYLAGGTSGDNARCIEMLRAFQEAIRDYSTPPEKALVRDLTAKLGSYVSFFTECRPLSISMGNAIRFVKSRIAKLPLSHSESEAKATLYSDIDRFINEKIILAAKVIVGHAATKVRDGDVLLIYGSSSVVEMILLYAHELGKQFRVVVVDSRPKLQSQALIRRLLAKGLDCTYTLINGVSYVMHEVTRVFLGASAVLSNGTVYSRIGTACVAMVAHAFHVPVLVCCEAYKFHERVQLDSICSNELGDPNAVATVPGRMNVNYLDNWTSEDNLQILNLMFDVTPSDYISAIVTDHGMVPPTSVPVIVREYGREHLI comes from the exons ATGGACCCCAAATTCAGGCGCGTCGGTTTCGAACCCGACCCGAACCAATCCCAATATCCGCTTACTGTGCCCCCGCCACGTCTTCTCTCCGAGAGAACCGCCGCCGTTCCTGTTCCGGAGATAGGGTTCCGGCGTCAGTTCCCGGGAGATCGAATTCCGATTGGGAGTTACAACCCTTCCCTGGCGCTGCTCGGAACCTCGCCATCAGCGGCGTCCACGCCTACTTCCGAGTATCGCGATGGCGACGGAGAATTCTCCGAGGATTCCTCCGGTTGGTTCCTTCGCAGCGAATCGAGTTTTGCCGTCACAGAGTTCGATTTGCCGGCGAAGCCTCTGGAAAATTCATCGGAGAATTGTTTAACCGGCAGTGTGAATTCGAAAAATGTAGCCGGATCCAGAGCCGGAGCTATAGCCGGAACCACCG AAAGGATGGAAGGAACTGCCAAAGAAGAACGCAACGATGTGCCCTCAATTTCGAAGCCAGTTAAGGCAAACACTACGAAGGCCGAGAGACGAGCCTTGCAGGAGGCACAAAGAGCTGCAAAAGCTACTTCTAAAG CTGATGGCAGAGCAGAACCTGGTAAAGGTGTGAAGCAGTCTTCCGGGAAGAAAGATGGACCTCCTGTAACATCTTCGACAGCTACTGACAAGAAATCAGGTGGTCGTTCTTTggagaaagagaggaaaaaaGATGTTCCTCCTCCACGTATGCAATTTGACGACAAAAGTAGAGTTGAAAAGGCCAAAAGGCGTGCATTAGTCAATCAAACTGAAGCTGTAAACAGAGTTGAATTATTTCGTCATTTGCCTCAATACGAATATGGTTCTCAGCTTCCTAAGCTTGAATCAAAGCTTTTCCAAATTGATTCAGTGCATCCTTCTGTGTTCAAG GTTGGATTGCGTTACTTGGCAGGAGGTACATCTGGTGATAATGCTCGTTGTATTGAAATGCTCAGAGCCTTTCAAGAAGCAATCAGAGACTACTCTACTCCTCCTGAAAAAGCTCTTGTTAGGGACTTAACTGCAAAACTTGGTAGTTATGTTTCATTTTTCACTGAATGCAGGCCTCTTTCTATTAGCATGGGAAATGCAATTAGATTTGTAAAGAGTCGTATTGCCAAGTTGCCTTTAAGTCATTCTGAATCTGAGGCAAAAGCAACTCTTTATTCTGATATTGATCGATTCATAAATGAGAAAATAATTCTTGCTGCTAAGGTGATAGTTGGACATGCTGCTACAAAGGTTAGGGATGGAGATGTTCTTCTAATATATGGATCATCATCTGTTGTGGAGATGATTCTTTTATATGCTCATGAGCTTGGGAAACAGTTCCGTGTTGTGGTGGTAGATTCGCGACCAAAGCTTCAAAGTCAGGCCTTAATCCGTAGGTTGTTGGCAAAGGGACTCGATTGTACATATACTCTAATAAATGGTGTTTCTTACGTCATGCATGAAGTCACACGAGTTTTTCTGGGAGCTTCTGCTGTTCTATCTAATGGAACTGTATATTCAAGAATTGGGACTGCATGTGTTGCTATGGTGGCTCATGCATTTCATGTTCCTGTATTGGTCTGTTGTGAAGCTTATAAGTTTCACGAAAGAGTCCAACTTGATTCAATATGTTCCAATGAACTAG GTGATCCCAATGCTGTTGCCACGGTTCCTGGAAGAATGAATGTAAATTATCTAGACAATTGGACCAGTGAAGACAATTTgcagattttgaatttgat GTTTGATGTCACTCCTTCAGATTATATCTCAGCAATTGTTACAGACCATGGAATG GTCCCTCCGACAAGTGTGCCCGTAATTGTACGCGAATACGGTCGAGAGCACTTGATTTAG
- the LOC107470950 gene encoding uncharacterized protein LOC107470950 isoform X5 — protein sequence MCPQFRSQLRQTLRRPRDEPCRRHKELQKLLLKSLLMLLIVVLYPADGRAEPGKGVKQSSGKKDGPPVTSSTATDKKSGGRSLEKERKKDVPPPRMQFDDKSRVEKAKRRALVNQTEAVNRVELFRHLPQYEYGSQLPKLESKLFQIDSVHPSVFKVGLRYLAGGTSGDNARCIEMLRAFQEAIRDYSTPPEKALVRDLTAKLGSYVSFFTECRPLSISMGNAIRFVKSRIAKLPLSHSESEAKATLYSDIDRFINEKIILAAKVIVGHAATKVRDGDVLLIYGSSSVVEMILLYAHELGKQFRVVVVDSRPKLQSQALIRRLLAKGLDCTYTLINGVSYVMHEVTRVFLGASAVLSNGTVYSRIGTACVAMVAHAFHVPVLVCCEAYKFHERVQLDSICSNELGDPNAVATVPGRMNVNYLDNWTSEDNLQILNLMFDVTPSDYISAIVTDHGMVPPTSVPVIVREYGREHLI from the exons ATGTGCCCTCAATTTCGAAGCCAGTTAAGGCAAACACTACGAAGGCCGAGAGACGAGCCTTGCAGGAGGCACAAAGAGCTGCAAAAGCTACTTCTAAAG TCTCTGCTTATGCTTTTGATAGTTGTTCTGTATCCAGCTGATGGCAGAGCAGAACCTGGTAAAGGTGTGAAGCAGTCTTCCGGGAAGAAAGATGGACCTCCTGTAACATCTTCGACAGCTACTGACAAGAAATCAGGTGGTCGTTCTTTggagaaagagaggaaaaaaGATGTTCCTCCTCCACGTATGCAATTTGACGACAAAAGTAGAGTTGAAAAGGCCAAAAGGCGTGCATTAGTCAATCAAACTGAAGCTGTAAACAGAGTTGAATTATTTCGTCATTTGCCTCAATACGAATATGGTTCTCAGCTTCCTAAGCTTGAATCAAAGCTTTTCCAAATTGATTCAGTGCATCCTTCTGTGTTCAAG GTTGGATTGCGTTACTTGGCAGGAGGTACATCTGGTGATAATGCTCGTTGTATTGAAATGCTCAGAGCCTTTCAAGAAGCAATCAGAGACTACTCTACTCCTCCTGAAAAAGCTCTTGTTAGGGACTTAACTGCAAAACTTGGTAGTTATGTTTCATTTTTCACTGAATGCAGGCCTCTTTCTATTAGCATGGGAAATGCAATTAGATTTGTAAAGAGTCGTATTGCCAAGTTGCCTTTAAGTCATTCTGAATCTGAGGCAAAAGCAACTCTTTATTCTGATATTGATCGATTCATAAATGAGAAAATAATTCTTGCTGCTAAGGTGATAGTTGGACATGCTGCTACAAAGGTTAGGGATGGAGATGTTCTTCTAATATATGGATCATCATCTGTTGTGGAGATGATTCTTTTATATGCTCATGAGCTTGGGAAACAGTTCCGTGTTGTGGTGGTAGATTCGCGACCAAAGCTTCAAAGTCAGGCCTTAATCCGTAGGTTGTTGGCAAAGGGACTCGATTGTACATATACTCTAATAAATGGTGTTTCTTACGTCATGCATGAAGTCACACGAGTTTTTCTGGGAGCTTCTGCTGTTCTATCTAATGGAACTGTATATTCAAGAATTGGGACTGCATGTGTTGCTATGGTGGCTCATGCATTTCATGTTCCTGTATTGGTCTGTTGTGAAGCTTATAAGTTTCACGAAAGAGTCCAACTTGATTCAATATGTTCCAATGAACTAG GTGATCCCAATGCTGTTGCCACGGTTCCTGGAAGAATGAATGTAAATTATCTAGACAATTGGACCAGTGAAGACAATTTgcagattttgaatttgat GTTTGATGTCACTCCTTCAGATTATATCTCAGCAATTGTTACAGACCATGGAATG GTCCCTCCGACAAGTGTGCCCGTAATTGTACGCGAATACGGTCGAGAGCACTTGATTTAG
- the LOC107470951 gene encoding uncharacterized protein LOC107470951 has product MDVRKIVVMVEDEEVARTALKWALHNIIRYGDIITLLHVYHSSSSSSSRTRTRSKSRLLRLNGYQLALSFQHICNSHPNTKVEIIVTEGDQEGTKIAATVRELGASVLVVGLHDHSFLYRLAMAHSPNSMARHFNCRVLAIKQPPTPPLRPSVSVLDSATNMDFSQIDISRLKVPQMPPPKTPYRICPDPYAIIWRLRRARRS; this is encoded by the exons atggatGTGAGGAAAATAGTGGTGATGGTGGAAGATGAAGAAGTTGCAAGAACAGCTCTAAAATGGGCACTTCACAATATCATTCGCTACGGTGACATAATCACATTGCTTCATGTTTAccattcttcatcttcatcatcttcaagaACAAGAACCAGATCAAAATCTCGCCTTCTTCGCCTCAATGGTTACCAATTAGCACTCTCCTTTCAACACATCTGCAATAGCCACCCCAAT ACAAAGGTTGAGATTATTGTCACGGAAGGGGATCAAGAAGGGACTAAGATTGCTGCTACGGTTCGAGAGCTTGGAGCTTCTGTTCTTGTGGTTGGACTCCATGATCATAGCTTTCTTTACag ATTGGCTATGGCCCATTCCCCAAATAGCATGGCCAGACATTTCAACTGCAGAGTACTAGCAATCAAGCAGCCCCCTACACCACCATTGAGACCCAGTGTATCAGTTCTAGACAGTGCAACCAACATGGACTTTTCTCAGATCGATATTTCTAGATTAAA AGTACCTCAAATGCCTCCACCAAAAACACCATACAGGATATGCCCCGACCCATATGCAATTATTTGGAGGCTAAGGAGGGCGAGGAGAAGCTGA